One part of the Meiothermus sp. CFH 77666 genome encodes these proteins:
- a CDS encoding ABC transporter permease, whose protein sequence is MFNFVLRRILVAIPTLLLISVLVFAVIQLQPGGFLENLLEDPRVSRETVENIRRQYLLDQPVWVQYLHWLGGIMRGDFGYSFLNSRPVSELIWERMGWTVFLAALTILATWVIAIPLGIYTALNRYGPSSTALNFVGYFGLATPDFLVALLLIYLVLVSGGTAVGGLFSPQYIDAPWSWAKFRDMLGHLWIPLIVIGLDGTATIMRQMRANLLDVLNQDYIRTARAKGLAERVVLWKHAVRNAINPLISLAGLQLPTLISSTIIASIVLSLPTIGPFLYDSLLNKDQYVVMALLMLSAVLLMVGNLLADILLAWVDPRIRYE, encoded by the coding sequence ATGTTTAATTTTGTTCTGCGGCGCATCCTGGTGGCCATACCCACCCTGCTCCTCATATCGGTGCTGGTGTTTGCGGTTATCCAGCTCCAGCCCGGGGGTTTTTTGGAAAACCTGCTCGAGGATCCTCGAGTCAGCCGCGAGACCGTCGAGAACATCCGCCGACAGTATCTGCTGGATCAGCCAGTCTGGGTGCAGTACCTCCACTGGCTGGGGGGCATTATGCGCGGCGATTTCGGCTACTCGTTCCTGAATAGCCGCCCGGTCTCCGAGCTGATCTGGGAGCGCATGGGCTGGACGGTCTTTCTGGCCGCCCTGACCATTCTGGCTACCTGGGTGATTGCCATCCCGCTGGGCATCTACACCGCCCTGAACCGCTACGGGCCCTCCTCCACCGCCCTCAACTTCGTGGGCTACTTTGGGCTGGCCACCCCCGATTTTCTGGTAGCGCTGCTGCTCATCTATCTGGTGCTCGTGAGCGGGGGTACCGCCGTGGGAGGCCTGTTCAGCCCACAGTACATTGATGCCCCCTGGAGCTGGGCTAAGTTCCGGGACATGCTGGGGCATCTCTGGATTCCCCTCATCGTGATTGGGCTCGACGGCACCGCCACCATCATGCGACAGATGCGGGCCAACCTGCTGGATGTCTTAAACCAGGACTACATCCGCACCGCCCGCGCCAAAGGGCTCGCCGAGCGGGTGGTGCTCTGGAAACATGCCGTGCGCAACGCCATCAACCCGCTCATCAGCCTGGCCGGGCTCCAGCTCCCCACCCTCATATCCAGCACCATCATCGCCTCGATTGTCCTGAGCCTGCCCACCATCGGCCCCTTTTTATACGACTCCCTGCTGAACAAGGATCAGTACGTGGTGATGGCCCTGCTGATGCTATCGGCGGTGCTCTTGATGGTGGGGAACCTGCTGGCCGACATCCTGCTGGCCTGGGTAGACCCCCGCATTCGCTACGAGTAG
- a CDS encoding ABC transporter permease, with amino-acid sequence MDKRNNPLYLAWRRFLHSKPGVISGVVLLVLYGVAFFAGFLAPYNLTVQHPDAVYQPPQRIYFFRDGRPVRPYVYQLKRERDPVTFISSYREDQSRPTPIRFFIAQGEPYRFLGLKTNWHLFGVPESEGYFFPLGTDQFGRCLFSRILVGSQVSLTVGVIGVLISFAIGILLGGISGYFGGWVDTLIQRTTEVLLSIPRLPILMALSTVIPASWPSTYVYLGIIGVLSFIGWAGLARVVRGQVLALREVDYVTAAVAQGASNLRIILRHIVPNLSSYLIVTATLALPGYIIGESALSFLGLGIKEPMASWGLLLKDAQNFQSLSLYPWLLTPGILIFISVLAYNFLGDALRDAADVRQTD; translated from the coding sequence ATGGATAAACGCAACAACCCCCTCTATCTGGCCTGGCGGCGCTTCCTGCACTCCAAACCCGGCGTGATCAGCGGTGTGGTGCTGCTGGTGCTGTATGGGGTAGCGTTTTTTGCCGGATTTCTGGCCCCCTACAACCTGACCGTCCAGCACCCCGATGCCGTCTACCAGCCACCCCAGCGCATTTACTTCTTTCGGGATGGCCGTCCGGTTCGGCCCTACGTCTACCAGCTCAAGCGCGAACGCGACCCGGTAACCTTCATCAGCAGCTACCGGGAAGACCAGAGCCGCCCCACCCCCATCCGCTTTTTTATCGCCCAGGGGGAGCCCTACCGCTTTCTGGGGCTCAAAACCAACTGGCACCTGTTTGGCGTCCCGGAGTCCGAGGGCTACTTTTTTCCGCTGGGCACCGATCAGTTTGGGCGCTGCTTGTTTTCACGCATCCTGGTTGGCTCACAGGTCTCGCTCACGGTGGGGGTGATTGGGGTGCTGATCTCCTTTGCAATTGGGATTCTGCTGGGAGGAATTTCGGGCTACTTTGGCGGCTGGGTGGACACCCTGATCCAGCGCACCACCGAGGTCTTGCTCTCCATTCCACGCCTGCCCATCCTGATGGCCCTCTCGACGGTAATTCCGGCAAGCTGGCCGAGTACCTACGTCTATCTGGGCATTATTGGGGTGCTCTCGTTCATAGGCTGGGCGGGGCTGGCACGGGTGGTGCGGGGGCAGGTATTGGCGCTGCGCGAGGTGGACTACGTGACGGCTGCCGTGGCCCAGGGGGCTTCCAACCTGCGCATCATCCTGCGGCACATCGTGCCCAACTTAAGTAGCTATCTGATCGTGACCGCTACCCTGGCCCTGCCTGGCTACATCATCGGAGAATCGGCGCTCTCATTCTTAGGGCTGGGCATCAAGGAGCCCATGGCCAGCTGGGGGCTCCTCCTGAAAGACGCGCAAAACTTCCAGTCGCTTTCGCTCTACCCCTGGCTCCTGACGCCCGGTATTCTGATTTTTATCTCCGTGCTGGCCTACAACTTTCTGGGGGATGCGCTGCGGGATGCGGCCGATGTGCGGCAAACGGACTGA
- the nifJ gene encoding pyruvate:ferredoxin (flavodoxin) oxidoreductase: MPQVITVDGNEAVARIAYKLNEVIAIYPITPSSPMGEFADQWSALGQKNLWGTVPLVQEMQSEGGAAGAVHGALQTGALTTTFTASQGLLLMIPNMYKIAGELTSTVFHIAARSIAAQGLSIFGDHSDVMATRATGWAMLFAGSVQEAQDFALVAQASTLESRIPFLHVMDGFRTSHEVMKIEALSDDDLRALINEEFIRAHRARALSPDHPVLRGTAQNPDVYFQARETVNPYYQKVPSIVQAYMNRLAERSGRQYRLFDYFGAPDAERVVVLMGSGAETAQETIEYLQARGEKVGLIKVRLYRPFSVEAFVQAVPASARVIAVLDRTKEPGSAGEPLYQDVVTALAEGLPDKRPTVVGGRYGLSSKEFTPAMLIGLLEEMKKPSPKNHFTLGIHDDISHTSLPYDPHLSIEPPEVKRSVFWGLGSDGTVGANKNSIKIIGEETDFYAQGYFVYDSKKSGARTISHLRFGPKPIKSTYLIQEADFVAVHQFGFFERYDVLENAREGATLLINSPYSPAETWNHLPFEVQQQIIQKRLQVYTINAYQVAREVGLGTLMNTVMQVAFFALSGVLPREEAIGKIKEAIRKTYGKRGEAVVRKNFAAVDAALAHLYPVEVPGSATSNRHLPPVVSPEAPEFVQKVTAPMLAGKGDLLPVSALPPDGTYPTGTSQWEKRNIAQEVPVWDPAVCIQCGKCVLVCPHAVIRSKIAPPEAFASAPEGFQTAKAMWKGLEDQRYTLQVAVEDCTGCSLCVEVCPAKNKSQVGRKAINMAPQLPLREQGRQHWDFFLSLPDYPRHDSLSFNNVKNVQLLQPLFEFSGACAGCGETPYLKLLSQLFGERSLIANATGCSSIYGGNLPTTPWAKNREGRGPAWSNSLFEDNAEFGLGMRLTLDKQNEYARELLGQMQETLGAELVDALLEADQSDEAGIAAQRARVALLKSRLEGQGDPKARDLLSLADVLVRKSVWIVGGDGWAYDIGFGGLDHVLASGRNVKLLVLDTEVYSNTGGQASKATSLGAVAKFASGGKATPKKDLGRIAMNYGYVYVAQVAMGANDAQTVRAFLEAESYDGPALIIAYSHCIAHGIDMAKGMEQQRLAAESAYWPLYRYDPRLQAQGKNPFQLDSRPPRISFKDYALHENRYRMLRQINPEAEKMFQAAQEAVLARWKIYEEMAQSHAPETAVQTPAKATEEV, from the coding sequence ATGCCACAAGTCATCACGGTAGACGGGAATGAGGCCGTTGCCAGAATCGCCTACAAGCTCAACGAGGTCATTGCCATCTACCCCATCACCCCATCCTCCCCCATGGGCGAGTTTGCCGACCAGTGGAGCGCCCTGGGCCAGAAAAACCTCTGGGGCACGGTACCTCTAGTACAGGAGATGCAGTCTGAAGGGGGTGCTGCCGGGGCCGTGCACGGAGCCTTGCAAACCGGGGCGCTCACCACCACCTTCACCGCCAGCCAGGGCCTGCTGCTGATGATCCCCAACATGTACAAGATTGCGGGCGAGCTCACCAGCACGGTCTTTCACATTGCGGCTCGCTCGATTGCAGCCCAGGGGCTTTCCATCTTTGGCGACCATTCGGACGTCATGGCCACCCGGGCCACCGGCTGGGCCATGCTGTTTGCGGGTTCGGTACAGGAAGCCCAGGACTTTGCCCTCGTGGCCCAGGCCAGCACCCTGGAGAGCCGGATTCCCTTCCTGCACGTGATGGATGGGTTTCGCACCTCCCACGAGGTGATGAAAATTGAGGCCCTTTCGGATGACGACCTCAGGGCTTTGATCAACGAAGAGTTCATCCGGGCCCACCGCGCCCGGGCCCTTTCCCCCGACCACCCGGTTCTGCGTGGAACCGCGCAGAACCCGGATGTGTATTTCCAGGCCAGGGAAACCGTTAACCCCTATTACCAGAAGGTGCCCTCCATCGTACAGGCCTACATGAACCGCCTGGCCGAGCGCAGCGGACGACAGTACAGGCTATTCGACTACTTCGGGGCACCGGATGCCGAGCGGGTGGTGGTGCTGATGGGCTCGGGGGCCGAGACCGCTCAGGAGACCATCGAGTACCTGCAAGCCAGGGGCGAGAAGGTCGGGCTCATCAAGGTACGGCTCTATCGCCCGTTCAGCGTGGAAGCCTTCGTGCAGGCGGTTCCGGCGAGTGCCCGGGTTATCGCCGTGCTCGATCGCACCAAGGAGCCCGGCAGCGCCGGCGAGCCGCTGTACCAGGATGTGGTCACGGCCCTGGCCGAGGGCCTTCCCGACAAGCGGCCCACCGTAGTGGGAGGTCGCTATGGGCTATCCTCCAAAGAGTTCACCCCCGCCATGCTGATTGGGCTCCTGGAGGAGATGAAAAAACCCTCGCCCAAAAACCACTTCACCCTGGGTATCCACGACGACATCTCTCATACCAGCCTGCCTTACGACCCTCATCTCTCTATCGAACCGCCTGAGGTCAAACGCTCGGTGTTCTGGGGGCTGGGGTCGGATGGAACCGTGGGGGCCAACAAAAACTCCATCAAGATTATCGGCGAGGAAACCGACTTTTACGCGCAGGGTTATTTTGTCTACGACTCCAAAAAGTCCGGGGCCCGCACCATCAGCCACCTGCGCTTTGGCCCCAAGCCCATCAAGAGCACCTACCTGATTCAGGAGGCCGACTTTGTGGCAGTGCACCAGTTTGGTTTCTTCGAGCGCTACGACGTGCTCGAGAACGCCCGCGAAGGGGCCACCCTGCTCATTAACAGCCCCTACAGCCCCGCCGAGACCTGGAACCACCTGCCTTTCGAGGTCCAGCAGCAGATCATCCAGAAACGGCTCCAGGTCTACACCATCAACGCTTACCAGGTAGCCCGCGAAGTGGGGCTCGGCACCCTGATGAACACGGTGATGCAGGTGGCCTTCTTTGCCCTGTCGGGCGTACTTCCACGCGAAGAGGCCATCGGCAAAATTAAGGAGGCCATCCGCAAGACCTACGGCAAACGCGGCGAGGCCGTGGTGCGCAAAAACTTTGCGGCAGTGGATGCCGCGCTGGCCCACCTCTACCCGGTGGAAGTGCCCGGCAGCGCTACCAGTAACCGTCACCTGCCCCCGGTGGTCTCGCCCGAGGCGCCCGAGTTCGTGCAAAAGGTCACCGCGCCCATGCTGGCGGGCAAGGGCGACCTGCTCCCGGTGAGCGCCCTGCCCCCCGATGGCACCTACCCCACCGGCACCAGCCAGTGGGAGAAGCGCAACATCGCCCAGGAGGTGCCGGTCTGGGACCCGGCGGTCTGCATTCAGTGCGGTAAGTGCGTGCTGGTCTGCCCTCATGCAGTTATTCGCTCGAAAATTGCCCCGCCGGAGGCTTTCGCCAGCGCCCCCGAGGGCTTCCAGACCGCCAAAGCCATGTGGAAGGGCCTGGAAGACCAGCGCTATACCCTTCAGGTGGCGGTAGAAGACTGCACAGGCTGCTCGCTGTGTGTGGAGGTTTGCCCGGCCAAGAACAAGAGCCAGGTGGGGCGCAAGGCCATCAACATGGCCCCTCAGCTCCCCCTGCGTGAACAGGGCAGACAGCACTGGGACTTCTTCCTGAGCCTGCCCGATTACCCCCGCCACGACAGTTTGAGTTTCAACAACGTCAAGAATGTGCAACTCCTGCAACCGCTCTTCGAGTTCTCCGGGGCCTGTGCCGGGTGCGGCGAGACCCCCTATCTGAAGCTTTTGAGCCAGCTCTTTGGGGAGCGCAGCCTGATTGCCAACGCCACCGGCTGCTCGTCCATCTACGGGGGCAACCTGCCCACCACCCCCTGGGCGAAAAACCGCGAGGGGCGCGGCCCGGCCTGGAGCAACTCGCTCTTTGAAGACAACGCCGAGTTTGGCCTGGGGATGCGCCTGACCCTGGACAAGCAAAACGAGTACGCCCGCGAACTGCTGGGCCAGATGCAAGAAACCCTGGGCGCCGAACTGGTAGATGCCCTGCTGGAGGCCGACCAGTCCGACGAGGCCGGAATCGCGGCCCAGCGGGCCCGGGTTGCCCTGCTAAAGTCGCGCCTGGAAGGGCAGGGCGACCCCAAAGCCAGGGATCTGCTGAGCCTGGCCGACGTGCTGGTGCGCAAGTCGGTGTGGATTGTGGGGGGCGACGGCTGGGCCTACGATATCGGCTTTGGCGGCCTCGATCATGTACTGGCCAGCGGGCGCAACGTGAAGCTCTTGGTGCTCGACACCGAGGTCTATTCCAACACCGGGGGGCAGGCTTCCAAGGCCACCTCGCTGGGCGCGGTGGCCAAGTTTGCCTCCGGCGGCAAGGCGACACCCAAAAAAGACCTGGGACGCATCGCCATGAACTATGGCTATGTGTATGTGGCCCAGGTGGCCATGGGCGCCAACGACGCCCAGACGGTCAGGGCCTTCCTGGAAGCGGAGAGTTACGATGGCCCGGCGCTGATTATTGCCTACAGCCATTGCATCGCTCATGGTATTGATATGGCCAAGGGCATGGAACAACAAAGGCTCGCTGCCGAATCGGCCTACTGGCCGCTGTACCGCTACGACCCCCGCCTCCAGGCCCAGGGTAAAAACCCCTTCCAGCTCGACTCGAGGCCCCCCAGGATTAGCTTCAAGGACTACGCCCTGCACGAAAACCGCTACCGGATGCTAAGGCAAATCAACCCAGAGGCCGAAAAGATGTTCCAGGCCGCCCAGGAGGCAGTCCTGGCCCGCTGGAAAATTTACGAAGAGATGGCCCAGTCCCATGCACCAGAGACTGCTGTCCAGACCCCTGCAAAAGCAACGGAGGAAGTATGA
- a CDS encoding dihydroorotate dehydrogenase-like protein, whose product MTQPDLSTTYLGLKLAHPLVASASPLSYTLDGIRRLEDAGIAAVVMYSLFEEQIEQESHALHHYLEYGAHSYAEALDYFPKAHEFNVGPHEYLELLRKAKEATHIPIIGSLNGVSSGGWIEYARLMEEAGADALELNLYYLPTDPTLTSLEVEEMYLDVVRDVSQSVSIPIAVKVGPYFSNFSHMAARFVQAGASGLVLFNRFYQPDFDLEHLEVTPNLVLSRADELRLPLTWVAILYGRIQADFAITSGVHTHLEVLKSMMAGAKVTMMASELLKNGLGRIREILQDLVRWMEEREYESIRQMQGSMSQINVANPDAFERGNYMKVLRSWRPDPTGMLLR is encoded by the coding sequence ATGACCCAGCCCGACCTCAGCACCACCTACCTGGGGCTGAAGCTAGCCCACCCGCTCGTTGCTTCGGCCTCGCCCCTTTCGTATACCCTGGATGGTATCCGCAGACTGGAAGACGCAGGCATTGCCGCCGTGGTGATGTACTCGCTCTTTGAGGAGCAGATTGAGCAGGAGAGCCACGCCCTGCACCATTACCTCGAGTACGGCGCCCACAGCTACGCCGAGGCCCTGGACTACTTCCCCAAAGCCCACGAGTTCAACGTGGGGCCCCACGAGTACCTGGAGCTTCTTCGCAAGGCCAAGGAGGCCACGCACATTCCGATCATCGGGAGCCTCAACGGGGTGTCGTCGGGCGGCTGGATAGAGTATGCCAGGCTGATGGAGGAGGCCGGGGCCGACGCCCTCGAGCTCAACCTGTACTACCTCCCCACCGACCCCACCCTGACCAGCCTCGAGGTCGAGGAGATGTACCTGGACGTGGTGCGGGACGTGAGCCAGAGCGTTTCCATTCCCATTGCGGTAAAGGTAGGGCCCTACTTCAGCAACTTCAGCCACATGGCCGCCCGGTTTGTGCAGGCTGGGGCCTCGGGCCTGGTGCTTTTCAACCGCTTTTACCAGCCCGACTTCGACCTCGAGCACCTGGAAGTCACCCCCAACCTGGTGCTGAGCCGTGCCGACGAGTTACGCCTGCCGCTCACCTGGGTGGCCATCCTGTACGGGCGCATCCAGGCCGACTTTGCCATTACCAGTGGGGTACACACGCACCTCGAGGTGCTCAAGAGCATGATGGCCGGCGCCAAAGTGACCATGATGGCCTCGGAGCTGCTCAAAAACGGCCTGGGCCGCATCCGGGAAATCCTGCAAGACCTGGTGCGCTGGATGGAAGAGCGCGAGTACGAGTCCATCCGCCAGATGCAGGGCAGCATGAGCCAGATTAACGTCGCCAACCCCGACGCCTTCGAGCGCGGCAACTACATGAAGGTGCTGCGCTCCTGGCGGCCCGACCCCACGGGGATGCTGCTAAGGTGA
- a CDS encoding 3-oxoacyl-ACP synthase, translated as MAYLRGLGVYLPAPRMTSGEIAAASGLPEWVVREKLGIHQKPVPGPDDHPARMGAWAAQEALKEAGLGGAELDVVISITDEHKDFPVWTSAPLMAQMLDAHRAWCFDLNQKCATFITALTVAEGLFASRPEIETILVAGGYRNGDLIDYRDESVRFMYDLAAGGGAAVLTRLGPGLRLLSTQLKTDPVLANTVRVPVGGTVAPLTPTNTDQYKLRVAEPELMKSRLEGVSIPGFMEVINGSLRQAGYTAADLDYLALLHMKPSAHKAVLEGLGLGAERSIYLSDYGHLGQIDPILSVQLARQAGKIGPGSLLALAAAGVGYHWGAAVLRWEEEAAEGLWS; from the coding sequence ATGGCGTACCTTCGGGGCCTAGGGGTCTATTTACCAGCACCGCGCATGACCAGCGGCGAAATCGCTGCGGCCAGTGGGCTGCCGGAGTGGGTGGTGCGGGAGAAGCTGGGCATCCATCAGAAGCCCGTGCCGGGCCCCGACGACCACCCGGCCCGGATGGGGGCCTGGGCTGCTCAGGAAGCCCTGAAGGAAGCCGGTCTCGGCGGGGCCGAGCTGGACGTGGTGATCAGCATTACCGACGAGCACAAGGACTTCCCGGTCTGGACCAGCGCACCCCTGATGGCCCAGATGCTGGACGCCCACCGCGCCTGGTGCTTCGACCTCAATCAGAAATGCGCCACCTTTATCACCGCCCTGACCGTGGCCGAGGGGCTTTTTGCCAGCCGCCCCGAAATCGAGACCATCCTGGTTGCAGGCGGCTACCGCAACGGCGACCTGATTGACTACCGGGACGAGTCGGTGCGCTTCATGTACGACCTGGCCGCAGGAGGGGGCGCTGCCGTTCTGACCCGCTTGGGGCCGGGCCTGAGGCTGCTATCCACGCAGCTCAAGACCGACCCCGTGCTGGCCAACACCGTCCGGGTTCCGGTGGGCGGCACGGTGGCCCCGCTTACCCCCACCAACACCGACCAGTACAAGCTGCGCGTGGCCGAACCGGAACTGATGAAATCGCGGCTCGAGGGGGTCTCCATACCCGGTTTTATGGAGGTTATCAACGGGTCCTTGCGACAGGCTGGCTACACCGCCGCCGACCTGGATTATCTGGCGCTGCTGCACATGAAGCCTTCCGCGCACAAAGCGGTGCTCGAGGGCCTGGGGCTGGGGGCGGAACGCTCGATTTACCTTTCGGACTACGGGCACCTGGGCCAGATTGACCCCATCCTCTCGGTGCAACTGGCGCGGCAGGCTGGCAAGATTGGGCCCGGCAGCCTGCTGGCGCTGGCCGCAGCAGGGGTGGGGTATCACTGGGGCGCGGCGGTGTTGCGCTGGGAAGAGGAAGCAGCGGAGGGCCTATGGAGCTAA